One window of the Deinococcus seoulensis genome contains the following:
- a CDS encoding DNA topoisomerase IB, translated as MTSRTELLAEEYLRREGSDPKKFRYFWPDGTPYKDKTGIERIAKLAVPPAYEDVYVSPDADAELQAFGRDAAGRLQYRYHPDFVQAGALKKWQRLTRFAGALGTLKTVTAGDLRAQGLPPRKVAALMTRLLHVARFRVGNDIYAQQHKTYGLSTLRQRHVKVEGNTVTFHFKGKHGITQHKATTDRTLATNIGRLLDLPGPWLFQTVDADGARRRVRSGELNAYLKEVIGPFTAKDFRTWGGTLLAAEYLAEAGVADTEKQARQTLVDCVKYVAADLGNTPAVTRSSYICPVIFDRYLEGKILDDYEPRASKGESDLDGLTRSEAALKRLLESEKTLRTRRRKAA; from the coding sequence ATGACCTCCCGCACCGAACTCCTCGCCGAGGAGTACCTGCGCCGCGAGGGCAGTGACCCGAAGAAATTCAGATACTTCTGGCCCGACGGCACCCCGTACAAAGACAAGACGGGCATCGAACGCATCGCGAAGCTTGCCGTGCCTCCCGCCTACGAGGACGTGTACGTCAGCCCCGACGCGGACGCCGAACTTCAGGCCTTCGGGCGCGACGCCGCCGGACGCCTCCAGTACCGCTACCACCCGGACTTCGTGCAGGCGGGCGCGCTTAAGAAATGGCAGCGCCTCACCCGCTTCGCCGGGGCGCTCGGCACCCTCAAGACCGTCACGGCAGGCGACCTGCGCGCCCAGGGCCTCCCACCCCGCAAGGTCGCCGCCCTGATGACCCGCCTGCTGCACGTCGCCCGTTTCCGCGTCGGCAACGACATCTACGCCCAGCAGCACAAGACGTACGGCCTCAGCACCCTCCGCCAGCGGCACGTGAAAGTCGAGGGGAACACCGTCACCTTCCACTTCAAGGGCAAGCACGGCATCACGCAGCACAAGGCCACCACCGACCGCACCCTCGCCACGAACATCGGCCGCCTGCTCGACCTGCCCGGCCCCTGGCTGTTCCAGACCGTAGATGCCGACGGCGCCCGCAGGCGCGTCCGCAGCGGCGAACTCAACGCGTACCTCAAGGAAGTCATCGGCCCGTTCACCGCCAAGGACTTCCGCACCTGGGGCGGCACCCTCCTCGCCGCCGAATACCTCGCCGAGGCGGGCGTCGCCGACACCGAGAAACAGGCCCGGCAGACCCTCGTCGACTGCGTCAAATATGTGGCCGCCGACCTGGGCAACACGCCCGCCGTCACCCGCAGCTCCTACATCTGCCCCGTCATCTTCGACCGTTACCTTGAAGGCAAGATCCTCGACGATTACGAACCCCGCGCCAGCAAAGGTGAGAGCGACCTCGATGGCCTGACCCGCAGCGAAGCCGCCCTGAAACGCCTGCTGGAAAGCGAAAAGACGCTGAGGACGAGGCGGAGGAAGGCGGCGTAG
- the ung gene encoding uracil-DNA glycosylase, with protein MLGGTQLVWFKKDLRVHDHAPLAQAARRGPVLPVFIYEPEQLTHEEFAGHHLTYLNESLRELDASLRTLGTPLVVRIGEAVTVLEELRAAHDVRAVWAHEETGNGVSFQRDRRVRAWARARGLPMTELPQNGVIRRMRNRDGWAATWEERLGAPQVAAPAHLSGVDADPRGLRTHAELGVPANAKTIPPGGRAAALDTLESFLTARGVNYMREMSSPLSAESSCSRLSAPLAFGTVSLREVLQATRQRLATVKGDPDADPRWVRSLRSYESRLHWHCHFMQRLESQPDMEFRTLNRALDGLREHEWNQDFYDRWQHGQTGYPLIDACMRMLRETGWLNFRMRALLVSFATQHLWLHWRQPGLFLAREWLDNEPGIHWSQMQMQSSTVGINRVRIYSPTRQAREQDPEGIFIRRWLPELADVPTDFIHAPWEWSGAGRLSYPPPIVNEQEAGRRARARISAARASPEFDAEARRIYAKHGSRKKADLRAERKAQGLPDNPPPSRRPAAVKRNIMSDQPDLFGLSPATPKAVLPAGLPDDWQQALHGEFSAPYFHELKDFLIQERRAGNVFPPALDVFNALRFTPLEDVKVLILGQDPYHRPGQAHGLSFSVRPGVTIPPSLRNIYKELTADLPGFTAPRHGYLKAWAEQGILLLNAVLTVREGQANSHANRGWEHFTDAVIRAVNDKPGRVVFVLWGAYARKKKKLITAPQHVIIESAHPSPLSEAKFFGSRPFSQVNAALEEAGLTPIDWQLPMQVTE; from the coding sequence ATGCTCGGCGGCACCCAACTCGTGTGGTTCAAGAAGGACCTGCGCGTGCACGACCACGCGCCGCTTGCCCAGGCGGCGCGGCGCGGCCCGGTCCTGCCCGTGTTCATCTACGAGCCTGAACAGCTGACGCACGAGGAATTCGCCGGGCACCACCTGACGTACCTGAACGAGTCCCTGCGCGAACTGGACGCCAGCCTGCGCACGCTGGGCACGCCGCTGGTCGTGCGGATCGGGGAGGCCGTGACGGTGCTGGAGGAATTGCGCGCCGCCCATGACGTGCGGGCCGTGTGGGCGCACGAGGAGACCGGCAACGGCGTGAGTTTTCAGCGTGACCGCCGGGTGCGGGCCTGGGCGCGGGCGCGCGGGCTGCCCATGACCGAACTGCCGCAGAACGGCGTGATCCGCCGCATGCGTAACCGCGACGGCTGGGCCGCCACCTGGGAGGAACGCCTGGGCGCCCCGCAGGTCGCCGCGCCCGCGCACCTGAGCGGTGTGGATGCCGACCCCCGCGGCCTGCGCACGCACGCCGAACTGGGCGTGCCCGCCAATGCGAAGACCATTCCGCCGGGGGGCCGCGCCGCCGCGCTGGACACCCTGGAGTCGTTCCTGACGGCGCGCGGCGTGAACTACATGCGCGAGATGAGCAGCCCCCTGAGTGCCGAGAGCAGCTGCTCGCGCCTGAGTGCGCCGCTGGCCTTCGGGACCGTGTCGCTGCGGGAGGTGCTTCAGGCGACCCGGCAGCGCCTCGCGACCGTGAAGGGCGACCCGGACGCCGACCCGCGCTGGGTGCGGTCCCTGCGCTCGTATGAGTCGCGGCTGCACTGGCACTGCCACTTCATGCAGCGCCTGGAAAGCCAGCCGGACATGGAATTCCGCACCCTGAACCGCGCCCTGGACGGCCTGCGCGAACACGAATGGAATCAGGACTTCTACGACCGCTGGCAACACGGCCAGACCGGTTACCCCCTGATCGACGCCTGCATGCGGATGCTGCGCGAGACCGGCTGGTTGAACTTCCGCATGCGCGCCCTGCTGGTCAGTTTCGCCACGCAGCACCTCTGGCTGCACTGGCGCCAGCCGGGGCTGTTTCTGGCGCGCGAGTGGCTGGACAACGAACCCGGCATCCACTGGTCGCAGATGCAGATGCAGAGCAGCACGGTCGGCATCAACCGCGTGCGCATCTACTCCCCGACCCGGCAGGCGCGCGAACAGGACCCAGAGGGGATCTTCATCCGCCGCTGGCTGCCGGAACTCGCGGATGTCCCCACCGACTTCATCCACGCGCCCTGGGAGTGGAGCGGTGCCGGACGCCTGAGCTACCCGCCGCCCATCGTGAACGAACAGGAGGCCGGCCGCCGCGCCCGCGCCCGCATCAGTGCCGCCCGCGCCAGCCCGGAATTCGACGCGGAAGCCCGCCGGATCTACGCGAAACACGGCAGCCGCAAGAAGGCCGACCTGCGCGCCGAAAGGAAAGCTCAGGGTCTGCCCGACAACCCCCCACCCTCACGCCGCCCCGCTGCCGTAAAAAGGAACATCATGAGCGACCAACCCGACCTGTTCGGCCTGTCCCCGGCCACCCCGAAGGCCGTCCTGCCCGCTGGCCTGCCCGACGACTGGCAGCAGGCCCTGCACGGGGAATTCAGCGCCCCGTACTTCCACGAACTGAAGGACTTCCTGATTCAGGAACGCCGCGCCGGGAACGTGTTCCCGCCCGCGCTGGACGTGTTCAACGCCCTGCGCTTCACGCCGCTGGAGGACGTGAAGGTGCTGATCCTGGGCCAGGACCCGTACCACCGTCCCGGTCAGGCGCATGGCCTGAGCTTCAGCGTCCGCCCCGGCGTGACCATCCCCCCCAGTCTGCGCAACATCTACAAGGAACTGACCGCCGACCTCCCCGGCTTCACCGCCCCCCGCCACGGGTACCTGAAGGCCTGGGCGGAGCAGGGCATCCTGCTGCTAAACGCCGTCCTGACCGTCCGCGAGGGGCAGGCGAACAGCCACGCGAACAGGGGCTGGGAGCACTTCACGGACGCCGTCATCCGCGCCGTGAACGACAAACCCGGGCGGGTCGTGTTCGTCCTGTGGGGCGCGTACGCCCGCAAGAAGAAGAAACTCATCACCGCGCCCCAGCACGTCATCATCGAATCCGCGCACCCCAGCCCCCTCAGCGAGGCGAAATTCTTCGGCAGCCGCCCCTTCAGCCAGGTGAACGCCGCGCTGGAAGAAGCGGGCCTGACGCCCATCGACTGGCAACTGCCCATGCAGGTGACGGAATGA
- a CDS encoding DUF11 domain-containing protein, which produces MGHRMPALLTLLKRAAATVSAAATCALIGAGAGATGTTDICTPSSPWVQSFNSNAPLSDIQNHNYTTSVDAVTATMGKYTFWSGIDHTGNRGYALYLNVADYTSLPGLLYRNVINVPAGGTLSYQNYARTHQNTPAKLRYEFTDTATGRVLQTTDGSTLTTGYTRQTVPDFVSSGSQVTLSIYTLKDGVSGDANILKLDDLKLSCTAAPATRKTDLQVFKTIVTPPRNVTTGKFFVGDTVEYALQVINQNANGVSADGATLTDVSEPGFEALTWKCEVVSGGAQCPASSGTGFPNFTIPKFPANSELKITYTGRVTAEDPQLKNTATITAPVGVTDTNLANNTDTVYICTAFPPPPSLIITKTGNGPWTAGQSGATYTLTVRNDGPTATSGAITVKDLLPAGITPATDTFSPATGWNCTTSGQTVTCTGNGVLNPGASVALTFGVNVSASAAFNVTNRASVGGGGDPDPIPDPASCTATGGQCAVYTTTVSVTPPVCSAIYALTLKSGSNNDKDGVTIRALDESSNTLGTTIATLPGMETSATLAVTSDARKFFVVNDSNRLRIYDLSLRDWVSGGLFTGVDGRLVRMTITRSGVGYAMDTKRNLWSFQTSGGYQVTALGQLTSTTLNAPSFNDNGDFFADSTGKLYMISSTTGSTNIDLWLITPATLSAEYLGRLSNPSPGSQFNGIAASPSGIYARDNQGRLVKIDLVNVSYTTVGGNSLGSTDLASCTYPVLAPNLGAVKSVTKVAGSVGDKVQPGDTLEYRVVIRNSGTLPAGGVTFSDALPAGTEYVADSARVNGFTTTVTGQNATSLSGAAYPFAQPVGICSQDGAACDTQVLKIDTTPDTLDNESVVSFRVTVVSPFTLTPAEVRNTALIRYAGGPNGGVPSNEVVTPVYQPAKLTVSKTVQNITRGGTVGTTGEGNPGDVLEYCITTTNVGGLNATNIGFSDSVPANTAFALNGFGAGKDIRLTAASGEVFYTAAADLDAGQLKDGKVLVQGGSFVLAPTQSVVICFRASIQ; this is translated from the coding sequence ACCGTCTCGGCCGCCGCCACCTGCGCCCTGATCGGCGCCGGAGCCGGAGCGACCGGAACCACCGACATCTGCACGCCCAGCTCTCCGTGGGTGCAGTCCTTCAACTCCAATGCCCCGCTGAGCGACATCCAGAATCACAATTACACCACCAGCGTGGACGCCGTCACGGCCACCATGGGCAAGTACACCTTCTGGAGCGGGATCGACCACACCGGCAACCGCGGGTACGCGCTGTACCTGAACGTCGCCGATTACACCAGCCTGCCCGGCCTGCTGTACCGGAACGTCATCAACGTGCCGGCCGGCGGCACCCTGAGCTACCAGAACTACGCCCGCACCCACCAGAACACGCCTGCCAAACTGCGGTACGAGTTCACCGACACCGCCACCGGCCGGGTCCTGCAGACCACGGACGGCAGCACCCTGACCACCGGATACACTCGCCAGACCGTGCCGGACTTCGTCAGCAGCGGCTCGCAGGTCACGCTGAGCATCTACACCCTGAAAGACGGCGTGAGCGGCGACGCGAACATCCTGAAACTCGACGACCTGAAACTGAGCTGCACGGCCGCGCCCGCGACCCGCAAGACGGACCTGCAGGTGTTCAAGACCATCGTGACCCCGCCCCGCAACGTCACCACCGGCAAGTTCTTCGTGGGTGACACCGTGGAGTACGCGCTGCAGGTCATCAACCAGAACGCGAACGGCGTGTCCGCCGACGGCGCCACCCTGACCGACGTGTCCGAACCCGGCTTCGAGGCCCTGACCTGGAAGTGCGAGGTCGTCAGCGGCGGCGCGCAGTGCCCCGCCAGCAGCGGCACCGGCTTCCCGAACTTCACCATTCCGAAGTTCCCCGCGAACAGCGAACTGAAGATCACCTACACCGGCCGCGTCACCGCCGAGGACCCGCAACTGAAGAACACGGCGACCATCACGGCGCCCGTCGGCGTGACCGACACCAACCTCGCCAACAACACCGACACCGTGTACATCTGCACGGCGTTCCCGCCGCCCCCCTCGCTGATCATCACCAAGACCGGCAACGGCCCCTGGACGGCCGGGCAGAGCGGCGCCACCTACACCCTGACCGTCAGGAACGACGGCCCCACCGCCACCAGCGGCGCCATCACCGTCAAGGACCTGCTGCCGGCCGGGATCACGCCCGCCACGGACACCTTCTCGCCCGCCACTGGCTGGAACTGCACGACCAGCGGCCAGACCGTCACCTGCACGGGCAACGGCGTGCTGAACCCCGGTGCCAGCGTCGCACTGACCTTCGGCGTGAACGTCAGTGCCAGCGCGGCCTTCAACGTCACCAACCGCGCCAGCGTGGGCGGCGGCGGCGACCCCGACCCGATCCCCGACCCGGCCAGTTGCACGGCCACCGGCGGCCAGTGCGCCGTGTACACCACCACCGTGAGCGTCACGCCGCCCGTCTGCTCGGCCATCTACGCCCTGACCCTGAAAAGCGGCAGCAACAACGACAAGGACGGCGTCACGATCCGCGCGCTGGACGAGAGCAGCAACACCCTGGGCACCACCATCGCCACGCTGCCCGGCATGGAAACCTCGGCCACGCTGGCCGTCACGTCCGACGCCAGGAAGTTCTTCGTGGTGAACGACTCCAACCGCCTGCGCATCTACGACCTCAGCCTGCGCGACTGGGTCAGCGGCGGCTTGTTCACCGGCGTGGATGGCCGACTGGTCCGCATGACCATCACCAGAAGCGGCGTCGGCTACGCCATGGACACCAAACGGAACCTCTGGAGCTTCCAGACCAGCGGCGGTTATCAGGTCACGGCCCTGGGCCAGCTGACCAGCACCACCCTGAACGCCCCGAGCTTCAACGACAACGGCGACTTCTTCGCCGACAGCACCGGCAAGCTGTACATGATCAGCAGCACCACCGGCTCGACCAACATCGACCTGTGGCTGATCACGCCCGCCACCCTCAGCGCCGAGTACCTGGGCCGCCTGAGCAACCCCTCGCCGGGATCGCAGTTCAACGGCATCGCCGCCAGCCCCAGCGGCATCTACGCCCGCGACAACCAGGGCCGCCTCGTGAAGATCGACCTCGTGAACGTCAGTTACACCACCGTGGGAGGCAACAGCCTCGGCTCGACCGACCTGGCCAGCTGCACCTACCCGGTCCTGGCTCCCAACCTGGGCGCCGTCAAGAGCGTCACGAAAGTCGCCGGTTCCGTGGGTGACAAGGTGCAGCCCGGCGACACGCTGGAATACCGCGTGGTCATCCGCAACAGCGGCACCCTGCCCGCCGGGGGCGTGACCTTCAGCGACGCTCTGCCCGCCGGGACCGAGTACGTGGCGGACAGCGCCCGCGTGAACGGCTTCACCACCACCGTCACCGGGCAGAACGCCACCAGCCTGAGCGGCGCGGCGTACCCCTTCGCGCAGCCGGTCGGCATCTGCAGCCAGGACGGCGCGGCCTGCGACACGCAGGTCCTGAAGATCGACACCACGCCCGACACGCTGGACAACGAATCGGTCGTGAGCTTCCGCGTGACGGTCGTCAGTCCCTTCACCCTGACCCCCGCCGAGGTCCGCAACACCGCCCTGATCCGCTACGCCGGCGGCCCCAACGGCGGCGTGCCCAGCAACGAGGTCGTCACGCCCGTCTACCAGCCCGCGAAACTGACGGTCAGCAAGACCGTGCAGAACATCACGCGCGGCGGTACCGTCGGCACGACCGGTGAAGGCAACCCCGGCGACGTGCTGGAATACTGCATCACCACCACCAACGTGGGCGGCCTGAACGCCACGAACATCGGCTTCAGCGACAGCGTGCCCGCCAACACGGCCTTCGCCCTGAACGGCTTCGGCGCCGGTAAGGACATCCGCCTGACCGCCGCGAGCGGCGAGGTGTTCTACACCGCCGCCGCCGACCTCGACGCCGGGCAGCTGAAAGACGGCAAGGTACTCGTGCAGGGCGGCAGCTTCGTACTCGCCCCCACGCAGAGCGTCGTCATCTGCTTCCGCGCCAGCATCCAGTAA